ACAGGCCGCGCGCGTAGTCGGGCGACAGGCGGCCGGCCGGTTGCTGGGGCGCAGGCGCGTCGCGTGGCGCGGTGTCGGTCTGGTCGGCCTCGTCGATGCCGCCTGCCCATGCCTCTGACCAGCGCTGGGTGGCCGCGTCGGCCGCGGCGACAACGGCCGTGCCCAACCGGTCCGCACCAACGCGTCTCGCCCACTCCGGGGCGACCTCGACCGCCTCGATCCGGCCGGACTGGTCGAGGACCACCCGGACGGCCTGCGCCGGGTCCCAGGCCGACGATCCAGCGGCCCGCTGATGCCCAACCGCGAGGCGACGATTGAGGTCGTCAGCCTCACGGCGAAGCCGTTGGAGCTCCGCCAACCCGTCGAGCGCGTCTTCCATCCAGGGGACCCCTGTTCGCCGCAGCCTGCCACCAGCCCACCCAACCTAGCCTGGTAAGTGCGGCCTCGCTGCCCCCGCCAACTCCGGTCAGCTCACCTGGGGTCGCGCCTCAGCGGGTGGTCGGCGGGGATTTCGACGAGCACGATTCGTACGCCATCCGGGTCTTCGATCCACATCTCGATCAGCCCCCATGGCTCTGACCGGGGTTCGCGGATGACGGTGACCCCCGCCGCCACCAGCCGCTCGTGCTCGGCCCGGACGTCACGGACCTGCAACCAGATCTGTAGTGAGCCGGCCGGTTCGCCGGTGCCGGACACTTCGAGCAGCCCTTGGCCGAGGAAGAAGACCAGCCCGGGCTCCTGCGGCGGACCGAACTCGCGGTAGACGGCGAGCCCGAGGATGTCGCGGTAGAAGTGCTGGCTGCGTTGGCGATCGGTCGGGCGGAGCAGGATGCGGCTGCTGAGTACCTCCATGGCTCCACCATGCCCCGCCGGTTGCGGTTCGGCGCCGTTTCGCGCCGCGACGGGCTTCAGCGGCCCGAATGCGGCGGGTCCGCGATACCCTCGCTGCATATGGCTACCTTTCGCAGTGCCTCGACGCTTCTCTCCTCTGACGGCACCAGGACCGCCGGCACCGCCGCGCTCTTCGCCGAGCCGTCGCGCAAGGGCGGAACCCCACCGTGGGCCGGCGACTTCCGGGTCGCCAACGACGCCGGCAACGGCCCCAAGAACGCGGTCGGGAAGACCTTCACGCTCGAACTGCCCGACGGCAGCACCGGCAAGGTCGTGGTGCAGAGCCTCAAGACCGGCAAGGGCGGCGTCATCCTGGCGCTGATGGGCGAAGACGCGCCACCCTTCTGATCCGTCCCTAGGAGCCGTCGCGGAGGTCGCCGAGGCGTTCGGGTGCGAAGCGGAGCTCGTCGAAGGTCGCGCCGCATCCCTCGCCGGTCGGTGACTGGCCCTCGAGGCCGATCCGGTCGCCTGCGGTCTCGTCGTCGAGCTTGAACACGCGGATCAACTGCCAGGTCTCGCCGTCGACCGAGGCGTGGTAGGCGTAGACCCGATCGAGCCGCGACACCCGCAGCCACACCGACGGGCCGGCCACCACGAAGGCGTTCGCGTCGTCGGCGACACCGCGGCAGACGACCGACACGATCATGGGCTCGGCCGCCGGCGAGTATTCGAAGCACAGCTTGGCCCAGCGCCGCTCGTCGAGCCAGACCAGCAGCACGCCGGCGTCGAACGTGGCCGCGAAGCTCACCGTGACCCGGGCGCTGAACTGGAAGTCACCCGCCGGCGCCGGGCCGAGCAGCGTGGCCGCGTTGAGCATGGGGTCGGCCGACCCAGCGGGGTCGATGAAGATGTCGGTGCGCGGCTGCGCCGACACCGTCACCGCGCCGGTCGTCTCGTCGACCTGCCAGAGCTCCGCGGCCGAGGGCACGAGCGGGAACGGCACACCGGGGATCCTCAATTGATCAGCCATGGCACAAGACCGTACAACGAAGGTCGGGGTTCACGCCGGCACCAGTTCCGCGGCGACCGCGTCCGCGCCGAGGCCGATCATCCAGGTCAGGGGCGCGTCCGGGAGGAACCGGGTCATTACCCCGGTCAACTGGTCGCGTTGCTCGTCGGTCAGCGTCGGCGCGCCGGCGGCGATGCGGCCGACCGTTTCCCGATACATCATGAGGTAGCGCCGTTGGTCCGCGAGCATGCCGACGTCGCCCGGGGCGCCGTGACCCGGATAGAGGGTGGCGCCGTCGAGTGCTCCGGTCAGCGTGTCCAGCGCCGTCAGCCAGTCGCCGGTGTGACCGTCCGCCGTGTATGGATGGGTGCCGTGGAAGGCCAGGTCGCCGATGAAGGCATGGTTGTCGAGGGTGAGGTAGGAGTCGGCGTGGCTCTCCGCCGCCCCGACCGAGTGCAGCGTGAAGCGCAGCCCACCCAGTTCCACGACATCCCCTGTGGACAGTCGTTGGTCCGGCACCCGGTGGTGGTCGGGCCACTCGTCTCCGTACACCGGTTGCCATTGCTCGCGTTTCGAGTCGGCGATCCGCGCGATCGTGTCGGCCACGTCAGTCGCCGCATACACCGGCACCTTGTCGCCGGTGAGCATCGGCAGGCCGTTGAAATGGTCGGGGTGCGCGTGCGTGACGAACGCGCCCAGCAAGGGCTTGTGCAGCGCCGCGATGCGGGCGGCCAGGGCGCGGATGTCGGACAGCAGCAGGTTCGCGTCGACCAGCACGACACCGTCGGCCGTCTCGACCAGGTAGCTGTTGACGAGCAGACCGCTTTCTGCGGCACTGTAGGTGTGGATCCGGTACATGGTTGCGGTGTTCCCTTCGGCGTCTAATGTTGACTCGACGCTAGGTCGCGCCGCGCTCGCCGGACAGAAGGCACTTCGTGGTGCCCTTCCAACAAGCGGGGGAACTCATGGCGCTGGTGATACCCGACGTGCTCGAAGAGGGCTGCACCACCCGGCAGGCGCTCGAGCGGCTCGCCTCCAAATGGCGGGTGCTGGTCATCTACGCGCTGCTCGCCGGACCCCAACGACACGCCGAGCTGCGTCGGCGCGTCGCCGGGATCACCCAGAAGGTGCTGACCGAGACGTTGCGCGAGATGGAGCGCGACGGGTTGGTGCAGCGGCGCGTCCTGAAAGAGAAACCGCCACAACACGTCGAGTACGCGCTGACCGCGCTCGGCAAGACCCTCCAGGAACCACTGGCCGCCATCTGTTCCTGGGCAACGGAGAACGGTTAGCCGAAGAACCTGGCCAGTTCGGTGGCAAGGGCCTCCGGTTGTTCCTCCGCGATGTAGTGACCGGTGTCCTCAATGGTCACGTAGCGCGTTGTGTCGGGGAAGGTGGCCGCCAGCTCCGACCTGAGGAACGGGAGCGTGACGGTGTTGCCCAGCACCAGCACCGGCATGGCCAGCCGCGGGTAGGTCGCGTTGTCGGCCACGTCCTGGTGGTAGGCGCGGTAGGTGCCGAACGCCGCCGTCACCGCCTCGGGCGACCCGTACGCCGTGGCATAGATCTCCCGGTCCTGCTCGGTGATTTTCTCGGGGTGGACGGCGAAGTGGTCGACCGCCCAGTCGACCAGCGGCCGGAACCGCCCGGCCAGCAGCTTCGCCGGCAGGTCGTCGATCTGGCTGAGCGGATACCACCAGGTGTTTCCCGCACCGGGCGGCGGGAACGCCTGCATGGTGGCGTGCGACGGGCCGAACGGTCCGCCGTCCCACACCGCCAGCTTCGCGGTGGCCTCGGGGTAGTTCGCGGCGAAGGTGTAGGCGACCATCGCGCCCATGTCGCCGCCGGCGATGTTGACCTTGTCGTAGCCCAGGCCGCGGACCAGTTCGTAGACGTCTTTGGCCATGGTCTTCTTGTCGTAGCCGTCGGCGGGCTTGTCCGAGCCGCCCTGACCGCGGTAGTCGACGGCGATGACGCGGTAGTGCTTCGCCAACTCCGACATGATCCCGTGCAGGGCGTGCGTGGTGCGGGGGAATCCTTCCAGCAGGACCAGCGGCTCGCCCGAACCGCCGATCTCGTAGTGCAGCCGCACCCCGTTGGCCACCGCGTAGCCGTGTTCGAAGCCGTCGAACGTGCCCGGCAGGGAGAACTCCTGATCGGACGGTCCGGTGTAGGCGTTCATGTGGGTGATCAGGCCATCGTCGTCGAACTCCATGACATCCAGCGATCGCACCTGGACGGGGATGCCGTCGACGACCGTCCGCAGGCTGAAGGCCATGGCGGCCGCGGCGCCGTGCGAGGTGCGGATCGGGGTGTCCAGGCTGAACGTGCTCCCCGCGGGAATCTGCTTGAACATGATGGGCAGCCGCTCGTGGGCGTCAGCCACGCCGGTGCCGACGGGGTCCTCCAGCGTGCTGCCCTTCGCGAAGAGGGCGAGGGCCGCGCCGACGTCGAGGTTGTTGAGGGCGTCGAGGTAGGTGTGCAGTGCGGAGCGCATGGTGTCTTCGGTGGGCATGGTGCCGCCTTCTCCGAGGTCGATGTGGGAGTGGAACTCTCGTTTCACGTTAACGCGAAGTCGGAGTCGTGCTACCATTTCGACATGAGAGCCGCCTCACAGGCCCCGGCGCCGCGCAAAGACCAGGTGCGCAACCGGCAGCGACTGGTCGAGGCGGCCATGGCGGTCTTCCTGGAGCACGGCCCCGACGTCAAGCTCGACGAGGTGGCGCGCCGGGCCGGCATGGCGGCGAGCAGCCTCTACCGGCACTTCCCGAGCAAAGAGGATCTGATCGACGCGGTGCTCACCGAGATGATGCGCCCGGCACAGGAGGCCGCCGACCGGGCCGCGCTGATGCCCGACCCACGCGAGGCGTTCCGCACCATGTTCACCGAGAGCTGCACCATGCCGACGGCCGAGGCAGATGCTTTCAACAAATTGGCGTACGCGAGCAGCCGCGCTCGCGATCACGCCCTGCGACTGCTGGAGAATGTCGTGGCACCGGCGACCATCCGGCTACGCGCCGCCGGCGGCCTCCGCGAGGGCCTCACCGTCGAGGATGTCGCGATGTTCCTCCGCATGGCGAAGGTGACCGACACCCCCGAGCAGCGAGACATGGCGCTCGATGTCCTCCTCGCCGGAATGCTGTCGACCGAGAGCTAGGCCGCGAACCAGGTGTCGAGGGCCTGACGGAGGCTCGGCGGGTCGAGAGCCTCGCCCGGTGCGGCGGCCCAGGCGATCACCCCGTCCGGGCGCAGCAGCACCGCGGCCAGGTCGGCATGGTCCAGCGAGGCCGTCGTGACCTGGTCCACCCGGCCGCCGGTGTCGATCGCGTCGGCGGCGGGATGCAGCAGCAGTGGCCGGCCGGATCGGGCGAGATCGGCCAGCGGCGTGGTGTGGTTGACGATCAGCGGCGGGCAGTGCGATCCGGTCAGCGGATGGTCGGCTGAATACGGCAATGGATAGCGGTGCGCGGTGCCGGACAGCAGCCGGCTGAGGTGCCGGTTGACCTCGGGCAGGTCCATCAGGTCGGAGACGATGTCGCGCAACGCGTCCACGTGTGGCCCCGGCCGGAGCAGAGCCGATTGGGCCCGGGTGTTGTGCAGGACCGCGGCGCCGACCGGATGCCGCTCGTCGGTGTAGGAGTCGAGCAAAGACACCTGCCCGCGGACCGTCGCGGCGAGCTTCCAGCCGAGGTTCATGGCGTCCATCAGGCCCAGGTTGAGTCCCTGGCCCCCGTTGGGTGAGTGGACATGGGCGGCGTCACCGGCAAGCAGGGTGCGGCCCTGGCGGTAGGTGTCGGCCTGCCGGGCCTGGTCGGTGAAGCGCAGACCCCCTTGGAAGGCCGTGATCGCGACGTCGACGCTGGCGACGCGGCGGACGCTGTCGCGCAGCTCCTCGGCCGACAATGGTGCGTCCCGGTCGGGGACATCGTCGGTGAAGTCGAACGTGGCGATCATGTCGCCGTCGTGGAACAGTGTGCCGCCCGCCAGCCGTCCCGGCGCTGGCAGCAGGTCGCGGCCGGCCACCTCGGCCTTGGCGTAGCGGACGGTCATCAGCGGCGGGGTTCCCGGGAAACCGAAGCCGGCCAGCTTGCGGATGGTGCTGTGCCCGCCGTCGCAGCCGACCACATAGCCGGCCGACAGCCGCCGCTCGCCCTTTGGCGTCTGCACGGTCAGCGTGACCTCGGTCGGGCTCTGCTCCCAGCCGGTCACGGTGAAACCGTGGTGCACCTCGACGCCGAGGTCGGCCAGGTGCCTCCGGAGCACCTGCTCCAGGGCGGGCTGGGCGATCAGCGCGCCGTGCCGGCCCGGGTCGGCTGCCTCCGGGTCGACCTTGTGGATCCAGGCGAAGTGCGTCTTGGTGGTGCCGTGGTCGCGCTCCAGCGCCGCGAGGCCCTTCTCGTGCTCGCGGTCGAGTTGGTCGCCCAGCCCCCTCCGGCGCAGCGCCTCGGCGGCCAGCACGCCGATGCCGCGCGCCTTCGGCGTCTCGTTGGGCCCGGCGCGGCGCTCCAGGACGATCGGGCGTACGCCCGCGAGGCTCAACTCGGCGGCCAGCAGCAGCCCTACCGGGCCGGCGCCGACCACAACGACATCCGTGTCCATGTCGTTTCCCCCTCCGTGAAGACGAGACTGTCTCGTCTCGTTCCGACCGTAGACGAGACGAGACGGTCTCGTCTAGCAGGGGTACTATGGCGTCCGTGACAGGCACCCAGTCGGCGGCCAAACGCCGCGCCATCCTCGACGCGGCCATCGAGGCGTTCCTCGAATCGGGCTACGCCGCCAGCGTCGACGACATCGCCGCCACCGCCGGCGTGGGCAAGCAGACCGTCTACCGGCACTTCGGCGACAAGCAGGCGCTGTTCCTCGCCGCACTGGCCGGCGCGCGCGAGGGCGTCGAAGACGGCGCGGCGAGCACTGTCGCCGACACCGGCGACCCGCTGCGGGACCTGACCCGCAGAGGCGAACGGATTCTCGGCATGGCGCTGTCACCGACGCTCGCGGCGCTGCACCGGCTCACCATCGCCGAGATGACCAACCACCCCGAACTCGGCCGGCACTGGGGCGACACCGCCGCCCCCTACCTCGAGGAGGACCTCACCGGATATCTGCGCCGCTGCGCCGAAGCCGGCACCCTCGACGTGCCCGACCCGGCCCGCGCCGCGCGGCAGTTCGCCTACCTGCTGATCACCGAGGGACGGGTGGCCAGCGCCTACGGGACCCGGCCGCTGAGCGCCGCTCGCCGGCGCACCATCGCCCGCGACACCGCCGACCTCATCGTGCGCGCCCACCGCCGCTGACGTGCCGCAGCACCGCCAGCACCCGGCGGTTGTCGCTGTCCGACGCCGGCAGGCCGAGTTTGGCGAAAATGTTGGCCACGTGCTTCTCCACGACTCCTGGCGTGATGACCAGCGCCGCCGCGATCCCGGCGTTGGATCGGCCCTCGGCCATCAGCGCGAGCACCTCGCGCTCCCGCGGCGTCAGCGACGCCAGCCCGGCGGTCTGCTGCCCGGCCCGCATCAGGTGGCCGACCACCTCCGGATCCAGTGCGGTGCCACCGGATGCCACCCGGGTCAGCGCGTCGACGAAGTCGGCGACGTCGGCGACGCGGTCCTTGAGCAGGTAGCCGACGCCGGTCGGCCGGTCGGCGAGCAGGCGGGTGGCATAGCGGGTCTCGACGTATTGCGAGAACACCAGCACGCCGACGTCGGGATGGTCGCGCCGGATGTCGATCGCGGCGCGGAGTCCCTCGTCGGTGTGCGTGGGTGGCATCCGGATGTCGATGATGGCCACATCCGGTTTGTCGGCGGCGATCGCGGACCGCAGGGCGTCGGGGTCGGCCACCGCCGCGGACACCTCGAAACCGCGGTCGGTGAGCAGCCGGACGAGCCCCTCGCGCATCATTGCGGCATCCTCCGCGATCACGACCCGCATGCCGCCGCCTCCAGTTCGATCTCCACCCGGGTCGGACCACCAACCGGACTGTGCACGCGCATCCGCCCGTCCACGACACCGATGCGGCGGGCCAGGCCGGACAGGCCGGGACCGTCGGGATCGGCACCGCCGACGCCGTCGTCCTCGACGGTCAGCGTGAGGCGCGCGGACGAGACGACGGCGAGCGCGATGTGGCTCGCCCGGCTGTGTTTGGCCGCGTTCGCGAGCAACTCGGCGGCGCAGAAGTAGGCGATGGTCTCGATCGCGGGCGCCGGTCGGTCTGGCAAGTCGACCCGCACGGTGACCGGGATGGCGCTGCTCGTCGCGAGCGTCGCCAGCGCGTCGCCGAGACCGTTGTCGAGCACCGGCGGGTGGATACCGCGCACCAGGTCGCGCAGGTCGGCGAGGGCATCCTTGGCGCCGCGGTGGGCGAGCGTGACCAGTTCGCGGGCCTGGGCGAGGTCGGGCGGCGGCCCCTCGGCACCGAGCTTCTCGGTGGCCATGCCGAGGTTCATCGCCAGCGTGGCCAGCCGGATCTGCGCGCCGTCGTGCAGGTCGCGCTCCAACCTGCGCATCATCGCGGCCGCGTCGTCGATCGCGCGGGCCCGGCTGAGCTGGAGTTCGCGTACCCGCTCGGCGAGCCGGCGCGGGCCGAGCAGCCGGCGCATCGCGGCGACGTCGAGCGTCGTGCCGGCCCGCATCAACCACGGTGCGACCAGCAGCATGGCCAACCCCGCCGCCGCGATGAGGAACGTTCCGGCGAACGTGCGCGTGCTGAGCATGCCGAACGGCGTCAGTGCCCACACCGGCCCGAGGCGGGTGCCCGGCGGGTGGTTGCGGAACAGCGGCCACCACACCGGATAGCTCAGGTTGACCAGCCCGAACACGTAGCAGAAGGCGCCGTAGCCCTGGGGGATGGCCAGCGGCACCTTGAGCAGGCCGTACCCGACCGCCCGCCAGCCCGGCCCGTCGGAGAAGCGGGCGCCGGTCCGCGGTGGCGGGCCGTCCACGTGCACGTCGAGCAGCCGGGCCGCGAGCGAGCGGTGCACGGCTCCCATCGCGCGCCCCGTCGGGGCGGCCAGCACGACCAGCAGCGCGATGGTGACCGGGAGCAGGACCAGGAACACGGGTGCGACGACGGGTGCGGGCCGGCTGGACATGGCGCCGGTCGCCCAGAGGACGACGACGCCGAGGGCCGGCAGGATCGCCGGCACGGCCAGGATCGCGGCCGCGCTGACCGCGCTGACGACGCAGAACACCGCCCGGCGCAGGGCCAGGGTGGTGAACGGAGCGCGCAGCGCGGTCATCGGCCCATTGTCGCGGGTCACGCGTCGCGACGGCGGAGCAGTAAACCGCCGAACAGGATCGCGACGGCCGCATATCCGCACATCAGCAGCGTGCTGACCCAGCCGGCGAACAGGCCGGGGATGGGTGAGGTCACCGCGATCGAGTTGAGCAGCATCAGCAGCGGGATGAAGCGGCCGACCGAGATTCCGCTCTCGCCGAACAGGCCGGCCACGATCACCGGGACGAACGTCAGGCCGAACAGCGTGCCGATCGCGGCGCCGGAATGCCGCACGATCGTCCCGATGCCCACGCCGATCAGCGCGGTGACGCCCAGATACACGCCGGTCAGCACGACCGGCCGCAGGATCTCCGGATCGCCGAGGGACGCCGCCGGGATAGCGGTGCCGCGGATGGCGAGCTGGCCACTCAGGTAGCCGGCGAAGCTCGCGACCAGGCCGACGCCGAGGGCCGCGCCGCCGCCGACGGCGACCTTCGCGGCCAGCACGAACCGGCGCCGCGGCACCGCGGCCAGCGTCGAGCGGATCATCCCGGAGCCGTATTCGCCGGTGACCATCAGCACGCCGAGCGCGCCGAGGAGCAACTGGGCGACGATGGCGCCGCCGAGGCTGTTGTTCAGGATCTGGGCTGCGGTGGCGACCGGGGTGTGCGAGCGATAGCCGAGCCCGACCCCGGCACCGGCCGCGGCCATCGCGACCACCGCCGCGATCGCCAGCCACCACGTCGACCGGACGCTACGCAGCTTGATCCGTTCCATCCGGGCCGCGTGCCGCAATCCGTACCCGCTCATGACGCTCCCACTCCGCGATAGTCGGTGGCTTCCGAGGTGAGCCGGAAGAACGCGTCTTCCAGGCTGTCGTCGCCGGCGGCGAGGTCGGCGACGGTCGTCTCCGCCAGCAGCCGGCCGCGGCCGATGACCACCAGGCGGTCCGCGGTCAGCGCCATCTCGGCGATCAGGTGGCTGGAGACGAACACCGTCCGGCCTTCGGCGGCGAGGCCGCGCAGCAGGTCACGGATCCAGCGGATGCCCTCCGGATCCAGTCCGTTGACCGGTTCGTCGAGCAGGAGCACGGCCGGGTCGCCGAGCAGCGCGACCGCGACGCCGAGCCGCTGGCGCATGCCGAGCGAGTAGGTGCCGGCGCGCCGGCTCGCCGCGTCGGACAGGCCCACGACCCGCAGCACCTGCTCGACCCGGGATCCGGGGATGTCGTTGCTCGCGGCCAGCGCGGCCAGGTGTGCCCGGGCGCTGCGGCCGGGGTGGAACGCGCCGGCGTCGAGGAGCGCGCCGACCGATTTCAACGGCCAGTTCAACCGGGGGTACGCGACGCCGCCGATCAGCGCCTCGCCATGGTCCGGTGCGTCGAGGCCGAGGATCATCCGCATCGTCGTCGACTTGCCGGATCCGTTCGGGCCGAGGAAGCCGGTCACCACTCCCGGCTGGACCCGGAAGCTCAGCCGGTCGACCGCGACCCGGCG
This genomic interval from Asanoa ferruginea contains the following:
- a CDS encoding sensor histidine kinase codes for the protein MTALRAPFTTLALRRAVFCVVSAVSAAAILAVPAILPALGVVVLWATGAMSSRPAPVVAPVFLVLLPVTIALLVVLAAPTGRAMGAVHRSLAARLLDVHVDGPPPRTGARFSDGPGWRAVGYGLLKVPLAIPQGYGAFCYVFGLVNLSYPVWWPLFRNHPPGTRLGPVWALTPFGMLSTRTFAGTFLIAAAGLAMLLVAPWLMRAGTTLDVAAMRRLLGPRRLAERVRELQLSRARAIDDAAAMMRRLERDLHDGAQIRLATLAMNLGMATEKLGAEGPPPDLAQARELVTLAHRGAKDALADLRDLVRGIHPPVLDNGLGDALATLATSSAIPVTVRVDLPDRPAPAIETIAYFCAAELLANAAKHSRASHIALAVVSSARLTLTVEDDGVGGADPDGPGLSGLARRIGVVDGRMRVHSPVGGPTRVEIELEAAACGS
- a CDS encoding winged helix-turn-helix transcriptional regulator — encoded protein: MALVIPDVLEEGCTTRQALERLASKWRVLVIYALLAGPQRHAELRRRVAGITQKVLTETLREMERDGLVQRRVLKEKPPQHVEYALTALGKTLQEPLAAICSWATENG
- a CDS encoding response regulator transcription factor is translated as MRVVIAEDAAMMREGLVRLLTDRGFEVSAAVADPDALRSAIAADKPDVAIIDIRMPPTHTDEGLRAAIDIRRDHPDVGVLVFSQYVETRYATRLLADRPTGVGYLLKDRVADVADFVDALTRVASGGTALDPEVVGHLMRAGQQTAGLASLTPREREVLALMAEGRSNAGIAAALVITPGVVEKHVANIFAKLGLPASDSDNRRVLAVLRHVSGGGRAR
- a CDS encoding MBL fold metallo-hydrolase — its product is MYRIHTYSAAESGLLVNSYLVETADGVVLVDANLLLSDIRALAARIAALHKPLLGAFVTHAHPDHFNGLPMLTGDKVPVYAATDVADTIARIADSKREQWQPVYGDEWPDHHRVPDQRLSTGDVVELGGLRFTLHSVGAAESHADSYLTLDNHAFIGDLAFHGTHPYTADGHTGDWLTALDTLTGALDGATLYPGHGAPGDVGMLADQRRYLMMYRETVGRIAAGAPTLTDEQRDQLTGVMTRFLPDAPLTWMIGLGADAVAAELVPA
- a CDS encoding TetR/AcrR family transcriptional regulator, with the protein product MTGTQSAAKRRAILDAAIEAFLESGYAASVDDIAATAGVGKQTVYRHFGDKQALFLAALAGAREGVEDGAASTVADTGDPLRDLTRRGERILGMALSPTLAALHRLTIAEMTNHPELGRHWGDTAAPYLEEDLTGYLRRCAEAGTLDVPDPARAARQFAYLLITEGRVASAYGTRPLSAARRRTIARDTADLIVRAHRR
- a CDS encoding alpha/beta fold hydrolase, translating into MPTEDTMRSALHTYLDALNNLDVGAALALFAKGSTLEDPVGTGVADAHERLPIMFKQIPAGSTFSLDTPIRTSHGAAAAMAFSLRTVVDGIPVQVRSLDVMEFDDDGLITHMNAYTGPSDQEFSLPGTFDGFEHGYAVANGVRLHYEIGGSGEPLVLLEGFPRTTHALHGIMSELAKHYRVIAVDYRGQGGSDKPADGYDKKTMAKDVYELVRGLGYDKVNIAGGDMGAMVAYTFAANYPEATAKLAVWDGGPFGPSHATMQAFPPPGAGNTWWYPLSQIDDLPAKLLAGRFRPLVDWAVDHFAVHPEKITEQDREIYATAYGSPEAVTAAFGTYRAYHQDVADNATYPRLAMPVLVLGNTVTLPFLRSELAATFPDTTRYVTIEDTGHYIAEEQPEALATELARFFG
- a CDS encoding VOC family protein; the protein is MEVLSSRILLRPTDRQRSQHFYRDILGLAVYREFGPPQEPGLVFFLGQGLLEVSGTGEPAGSLQIWLQVRDVRAEHERLVAAGVTVIREPRSEPWGLIEMWIEDPDGVRIVLVEIPADHPLRRDPR
- a CDS encoding ABC transporter permease subunit encodes the protein MSGYGLRHAARMERIKLRSVRSTWWLAIAAVVAMAAAGAGVGLGYRSHTPVATAAQILNNSLGGAIVAQLLLGALGVLMVTGEYGSGMIRSTLAAVPRRRFVLAAKVAVGGGAALGVGLVASFAGYLSGQLAIRGTAIPAASLGDPEILRPVVLTGVYLGVTALIGVGIGTIVRHSGAAIGTLFGLTFVPVIVAGLFGESGISVGRFIPLLMLLNSIAVTSPIPGLFAGWVSTLLMCGYAAVAILFGGLLLRRRDA
- a CDS encoding TetR/AcrR family transcriptional regulator, with the translated sequence MRAASQAPAPRKDQVRNRQRLVEAAMAVFLEHGPDVKLDEVARRAGMAASSLYRHFPSKEDLIDAVLTEMMRPAQEAADRAALMPDPREAFRTMFTESCTMPTAEADAFNKLAYASSRARDHALRLLENVVAPATIRLRAAGGLREGLTVEDVAMFLRMAKVTDTPEQRDMALDVLLAGMLSTES
- a CDS encoding DUF1349 domain-containing protein, whose translation is MADQLRIPGVPFPLVPSAAELWQVDETTGAVTVSAQPRTDIFIDPAGSADPMLNAATLLGPAPAGDFQFSARVTVSFAATFDAGVLLVWLDERRWAKLCFEYSPAAEPMIVSVVCRGVADDANAFVVAGPSVWLRVSRLDRVYAYHASVDGETWQLIRVFKLDDETAGDRIGLEGQSPTGEGCGATFDELRFAPERLGDLRDGS
- a CDS encoding FAD-dependent monooxygenase, which translates into the protein MDTDVVVVGAGPVGLLLAAELSLAGVRPIVLERRAGPNETPKARGIGVLAAEALRRRGLGDQLDREHEKGLAALERDHGTTKTHFAWIHKVDPEAADPGRHGALIAQPALEQVLRRHLADLGVEVHHGFTVTGWEQSPTEVTLTVQTPKGERRLSAGYVVGCDGGHSTIRKLAGFGFPGTPPLMTVRYAKAEVAGRDLLPAPGRLAGGTLFHDGDMIATFDFTDDVPDRDAPLSAEELRDSVRRVASVDVAITAFQGGLRFTDQARQADTYRQGRTLLAGDAAHVHSPNGGQGLNLGLMDAMNLGWKLAATVRGQVSLLDSYTDERHPVGAAVLHNTRAQSALLRPGPHVDALRDIVSDLMDLPEVNRHLSRLLSGTAHRYPLPYSADHPLTGSHCPPLIVNHTTPLADLARSGRPLLLHPAADAIDTGGRVDQVTTASLDHADLAAVLLRPDGVIAWAAAPGEALDPPSLRQALDTWFAA
- a CDS encoding ABC transporter ATP-binding protein, with translation MIELRELTKRYGRRVAVDRLSFRVQPGVVTGFLGPNGSGKSTTMRMILGLDAPDHGEALIGGVAYPRLNWPLKSVGALLDAGAFHPGRSARAHLAALAASNDIPGSRVEQVLRVVGLSDAASRRAGTYSLGMRQRLGVAVALLGDPAVLLLDEPVNGLDPEGIRWIRDLLRGLAAEGRTVFVSSHLIAEMALTADRLVVIGRGRLLAETTVADLAAGDDSLEDAFFRLTSEATDYRGVGAS